A window of Fodinibius salinus contains these coding sequences:
- a CDS encoding DUF4203 domain-containing protein produces MDLNQDIVNLIIGLSILVGALQCFFGYRIFKFILGLTGFLIGGVLAGAMGYSFAQEKAFALLAGLAGGFIGATLMVMLYYVGIFLIGALLGGFLGTVLYAVAESNPEPAVLLILAVITGVIALISQKLMIIVSTGFGGAWLVVIGIASLTTEIVDLSNFDQIFSSGGSYLYAIILCWLTLGIVGVIVQYRSEPKKKPQPSFAPNSEEAAGPYLH; encoded by the coding sequence ATGGACCTAAATCAAGATATAGTTAACTTAATCATTGGGCTGAGTATTCTGGTCGGTGCACTACAGTGTTTCTTCGGCTATCGAATATTTAAATTCATTCTCGGGCTTACCGGGTTTTTGATTGGTGGTGTATTGGCGGGTGCGATGGGTTATTCATTTGCACAGGAAAAAGCCTTTGCCCTCTTAGCAGGCTTGGCCGGAGGATTTATCGGTGCAACGCTAATGGTTATGCTATACTACGTAGGCATATTCTTGATCGGCGCTCTCCTTGGTGGTTTTCTTGGAACTGTTCTTTACGCAGTTGCCGAAAGTAACCCAGAACCAGCGGTCTTGCTCATACTTGCTGTAATCACTGGAGTCATAGCTTTGATCTCCCAAAAATTAATGATAATTGTTTCGACGGGATTTGGTGGTGCATGGTTAGTGGTTATCGGAATTGCCTCTTTAACTACCGAAATTGTTGATTTAAGCAATTTTGACCAGATTTTCAGTTCGGGCGGCAGTTACTTGTATGCTATCATATTGTGTTGGCTTACGCTTGGGATCGTTGGTGTCATTGTGCAATACCGTTCAGAGCCCAAAAAGAAACCCCAACCATCTTTTGCACCCAACAGTGAAGAAGCGGCCGGACCTTACCTGCATTAA
- the murQ gene encoding N-acetylmuramic acid 6-phosphate etherase → MEKKDDSLFSQLKKLDTEQRNPSTRKIDLADSREIAGLINAEDQKVAGEVEKKLDEIAEAIDLVKEAFDAGGRLIYVGAGTSGRLGILDAAECPPTFGSDPGQVMGLIAGGKEAVFEAQEGAEDYEENGREALKEVDLTAADIVCGLAASGRTPYVHGALKLAREQGCHTIFVTTVPGSQITIDVDVLIDIPVGPEVIMGSTRMKSATAQKMVLNMLTTGANIRRGKVYENVMVDLQLSNQKLEERSKRIIMMFADVNYKKAEQYLETSGGHVKTALLMALGDLDKVEAEQKLKESNGFIRRALQELES, encoded by the coding sequence GTGGAAAAAAAAGACGATTCACTGTTTTCGCAGCTTAAAAAGTTAGATACCGAGCAGCGTAACCCATCCACAAGAAAAATAGATTTGGCAGATTCTCGTGAAATTGCCGGTCTTATCAATGCCGAGGATCAAAAAGTTGCCGGTGAAGTCGAAAAAAAGCTCGACGAAATTGCCGAAGCCATTGACCTTGTAAAGGAAGCCTTTGATGCAGGAGGGAGGCTTATTTACGTTGGTGCCGGAACCAGCGGCCGTTTAGGTATTTTGGATGCCGCCGAATGTCCACCCACTTTTGGATCGGATCCCGGTCAAGTAATGGGACTTATTGCCGGCGGAAAAGAGGCGGTGTTTGAAGCCCAGGAGGGAGCTGAGGATTACGAGGAAAATGGGAGGGAGGCACTAAAGGAAGTTGATTTAACAGCCGCTGATATTGTATGTGGACTGGCAGCCAGTGGACGTACGCCCTACGTGCACGGAGCACTAAAATTGGCAAGAGAACAGGGGTGTCATACCATTTTTGTGACTACCGTTCCGGGATCGCAAATTACTATTGATGTGGATGTACTTATTGATATTCCCGTGGGACCGGAGGTTATTATGGGGAGTACACGCATGAAAAGTGCAACAGCACAGAAGATGGTACTGAACATGCTGACGACGGGTGCCAACATTCGCCGGGGAAAGGTATATGAAAATGTTATGGTGGACTTACAGCTCTCAAATCAAAAGCTGGAGGAACGCTCAAAGCGAATTATTATGATGTTTGCTGATGTTAATTATAAAAAAGCCGAGCAGTATCTTGAGACCTCCGGTGGACACGTTAAGACGGCGCTATTGATGGCGCTGGGCGATTTGGATAAGGTAGAGGCCGAACAAAAGCTGAAAGAGAGTAATGGATTTATCCGAAGAGCATTGCAAGAACTTGAATCTTGA
- a CDS encoding heavy metal-binding domain-containing protein — protein sequence MKCDNCDRETSIWGGKSHSVGDMEVCPDCFNNSYEEVKAKAMDPNFESGSSKKSNSGSDIHPEDLENITLTTETNTKDLEIEERLAVISSESALGMNMFRDIFTNIRDLVGGQSVSTQKILKNLKSTVFQDIKEQAYKLGADAVVAIDLDYSEFSGSGKSMLFLVATGTAVKLKEEDINQDQT from the coding sequence ATGAAATGTGATAACTGTGATAGAGAAACATCAATATGGGGTGGGAAAAGTCACTCCGTTGGTGATATGGAAGTATGTCCCGATTGTTTTAACAATAGTTATGAAGAAGTCAAAGCCAAAGCTATGGATCCAAACTTTGAATCAGGATCTTCGAAAAAATCAAATTCTGGCTCAGATATTCATCCTGAAGATCTAGAAAATATCACCTTAACTACGGAAACCAACACAAAAGATTTAGAAATAGAAGAACGCTTAGCGGTCATAAGTTCTGAGTCAGCTCTAGGTATGAATATGTTTCGGGACATCTTCACGAATATCAGAGATTTAGTTGGTGGTCAAAGTGTCTCAACACAAAAGATTCTCAAAAATTTAAAGTCAACTGTTTTTCAGGATATAAAAGAGCAAGCATACAAACTTGGAGCTGATGCAGTAGTCGCAATCGATTTAGATTATAGTGAATTTTCAGGTTCAGGAAAATCGATGTTATTCTTAGTTGCAACCGGTACGGCAGTCAAATTGAAAGAAGAAGATATAAATCAGGATCAAACGTAA
- a CDS encoding sigma-70 family RNA polymerase sigma factor: MQAVSKVEFKNMSDEDLMAKFQSGYEEAFNLLVERYQDRLHNFLYGYTHDHQDSEDLVQETFFRVFRSRHSYKPIAKFSTWMYTIAVNLAKSLYKKKKRMTKVTIHKDPDDSEDRPMKLEDNGILPDDSLHEKMCVDELEDALMELSDDFREVVVLRDLQQLSYEEISEIADLPMGTVKSRINRGRAKLQEQLENYVYPETKSA; this comes from the coding sequence ATGCAAGCTGTATCCAAAGTTGAGTTTAAGAATATGTCGGATGAGGATTTGATGGCCAAATTTCAGTCCGGGTATGAAGAAGCGTTTAATTTATTGGTTGAACGATATCAGGATCGATTACACAATTTTTTATACGGTTATACGCATGATCACCAAGATTCTGAAGATTTGGTACAAGAGACCTTCTTCCGGGTATTTCGAAGTCGCCATTCTTATAAGCCCATAGCCAAATTTTCTACATGGATGTATACCATCGCGGTAAATTTGGCGAAAAGCTTATACAAGAAGAAAAAACGCATGACAAAGGTGACGATTCATAAAGATCCTGATGATTCCGAAGATCGTCCGATGAAATTGGAAGATAACGGTATTCTGCCCGATGATTCCCTCCACGAAAAAATGTGTGTTGATGAGCTTGAAGATGCTCTAATGGAGTTGAGTGATGATTTTAGGGAAGTAGTGGTGCTTCGGGATTTACAGCAGCTTTCGTATGAAGAAATTTCCGAAATAGCTGACTTGCCGATGGGTACCGTAAAGTCTCGTATTAACCGTGGACGTGCTAAATTACAAGAACAATTAGAAAATTATGTTTATCCGGAAACAAAATCCGCATAA
- the accC gene encoding acetyl-CoA carboxylase biotin carboxylase subunit yields the protein MPEINKILIANRGEIALRVIRSCKELGKETVAVYSTPDADAPHVLQADESVHIGPASSAESYLVVDKIIQAAKDTGADAIHPGYGFLSENGDFSERCKEEGIIFIGPDAHAIKSMGDKTAAREIMSKANVPFPPGTKKELKDINEAEKIADDIGYPVLVKAAAGGGGKGMRIVDNKEEFESGIKAAKSEARNAFGDDRVYIEKYLVEPRHVEFQILADEHGNTLHIFDRECSIQRRHQKVIEEAPCSILTDDLRAEMAEAAIDAAEAVDYVGAGTIEFLVDADRNFYFLEMNTRLQVEHPVTELITGLDLVALQILVAEGKELPIEQEDVTMDGHAVECRIYAEDPRDNFLPSTGTLHKHRIPSGNGVRVDSGVEEGQEVTINYDPMISKLCTYGNDRDHAIKRMLRALDEYEIAGCRTTIPFCKYVLNHESFTSGNYDTHFVPDHFGREKLDNSITDNDNVKALAATLLKQEEDGSEDTEHTRQATTNGGVSSEWWNRRNR from the coding sequence ATGCCAGAGATTAACAAAATTTTGATTGCCAACCGCGGTGAAATTGCACTGCGGGTCATTAGAAGCTGTAAAGAATTGGGTAAAGAAACGGTGGCTGTTTATTCTACGCCTGATGCCGATGCCCCGCATGTACTGCAAGCTGATGAATCAGTGCATATTGGTCCGGCTTCTTCAGCCGAAAGTTACCTGGTAGTTGACAAGATTATTCAGGCAGCTAAGGATACGGGGGCCGATGCTATTCATCCGGGCTACGGTTTTTTAAGTGAAAACGGCGATTTCTCTGAGCGATGTAAAGAAGAGGGCATCATTTTTATTGGTCCGGATGCCCACGCCATAAAGTCTATGGGAGATAAAACGGCAGCCCGGGAAATTATGAGTAAAGCTAATGTCCCTTTTCCGCCCGGGACCAAAAAAGAGCTTAAAGACATTAATGAAGCAGAAAAAATTGCCGATGACATTGGATACCCTGTCCTCGTAAAAGCCGCGGCCGGCGGTGGCGGTAAAGGGATGCGTATTGTAGATAACAAAGAAGAGTTTGAGTCGGGTATTAAAGCAGCTAAATCAGAGGCTCGCAATGCCTTTGGGGATGACCGTGTTTATATTGAAAAATATTTGGTTGAACCGCGACATGTTGAATTCCAGATCTTGGCGGATGAACATGGGAATACGCTCCACATTTTTGATCGCGAATGTTCTATACAGCGGAGGCACCAGAAAGTTATTGAAGAAGCTCCATGCTCTATTTTAACGGATGACCTGCGTGCAGAAATGGCTGAAGCCGCTATTGACGCAGCTGAAGCGGTGGATTATGTTGGTGCAGGCACAATTGAATTTCTGGTGGATGCCGACCGTAATTTTTATTTCCTGGAGATGAATACACGTCTGCAGGTTGAACATCCGGTTACAGAGCTGATTACAGGATTGGATTTGGTAGCGCTTCAAATTTTAGTAGCCGAAGGAAAAGAACTTCCTATTGAGCAGGAGGATGTCACCATGGATGGTCACGCCGTGGAATGTCGAATTTATGCTGAAGATCCGCGGGATAACTTTCTGCCGAGTACCGGAACGCTTCATAAGCACCGCATACCGTCAGGTAATGGGGTTCGCGTGGATTCCGGTGTTGAGGAAGGGCAAGAGGTGACGATCAATTATGATCCGATGATTTCGAAACTGTGCACCTATGGTAACGACCGTGACCATGCTATCAAACGGATGTTGCGCGCACTCGATGAATATGAAATTGCGGGATGTCGCACGACTATTCCATTTTGTAAATATGTGCTTAATCACGAGTCATTTACATCAGGTAACTATGATACTCATTTCGTTCCGGATCACTTTGGCAGAGAGAAATTAGATAATTCTATTACTGATAATGATAACGTCAAAGCATTAGCTGCCACGTTGTTAAAACAGGAAGAAGACGGTTCTGAAGATACCGAACACACAAGACAGGCTACCACCAATGGTGGTGTAAGTTCTGAATGGTGGAACCGGCGGAATCGATAG
- a CDS encoding esterase family protein — MNKETTEWRSPSLGKDMKLTTYGTSGTPLIALPTREADSSQWEEYGMVDAISYQLENGFNQLFCLSSVDGESFCNSNTSPKQRLVRHQQYESYLVEEVVPYVKEQSNINYIIIAGTDFGGYHAVSIALKHPKLFGKAIGMSGIYDITPWMDDFYDDNVYYNNPTDFIPNLNQQSTLDNIRDVDFRLVSYENDDRKHYADRMSDVLRMKYIEHDLDIWDLEGDEWELWSNMLKTHII, encoded by the coding sequence ATGAATAAAGAGACAACGGAATGGCGGAGTCCTAGTCTTGGCAAGGACATGAAGTTAACTACGTATGGTACTTCAGGGACACCGCTTATAGCACTGCCGACAAGAGAAGCCGATTCTAGCCAGTGGGAAGAATATGGGATGGTAGATGCTATTTCATATCAGCTCGAAAATGGGTTTAACCAGCTTTTTTGCCTCTCTTCGGTTGATGGAGAAAGCTTTTGTAATTCTAATACCTCTCCTAAACAACGACTGGTTCGCCATCAACAGTACGAATCGTACTTGGTTGAAGAGGTCGTTCCTTATGTAAAAGAACAAAGTAACATTAATTATATCATTATAGCCGGTACCGATTTTGGAGGATATCATGCCGTCTCAATCGCATTAAAGCACCCAAAATTGTTTGGTAAAGCAATTGGAATGAGCGGCATTTATGATATAACGCCGTGGATGGATGATTTTTATGATGATAACGTATATTACAACAATCCCACCGATTTTATCCCAAATCTAAATCAACAATCAACACTCGATAATATTCGTGACGTTGACTTTCGATTGGTTAGCTATGAGAATGACGATCGTAAGCACTATGCGGACCGAATGAGTGATGTGTTACGGATGAAATATATTGAACATGATCTGGATATCTGGGATCTCGAGGGGGATGAATGGGAATTATGGTCAAACATGCTAAAAACACATATTATATAG
- a CDS encoding helix-turn-helix domain-containing protein produces MDFTNWFSSGRLDENDEFVKQFKDAVGKTPTDYINHHRIEASKQILSDPECKEIPIAEIANEIGYKDPEEFSTLFYIKVGITPEEYRKQQLSK; encoded by the coding sequence ATGGATTTTACAAATTGGTTTTCCAGTGGAAGGTTAGATGAGAATGACGAATTTGTTAAACAGTTCAAAGATGCAGTTGGTAAAACTCCCACCGACTATATTAATCATCATAGAATTGAAGCATCAAAACAAATTCTATCTGATCCTGAATGTAAGGAAATACCAATTGCTGAAATAGCAAACGAGATTGGTTACAAAGATCCCGAAGAATTCTCCACCTTATTTTATATCAAAGTCGGAATAACTCCAGAAGAATATCGGAAGCAACAGCTTTCCAAGTAA
- a CDS encoding GIY-YIG nuclease family protein, which produces MDTWFVYMIRCTDDSLYTGSTNDVIRRWHQHRKGYGAKYLQAHTPKAVVFVEQHPGRSEACKREHEIKQYSREEKESLITEAYQF; this is translated from the coding sequence ATGGACACTTGGTTTGTGTATATGATCCGCTGTACCGACGATAGCCTGTATACCGGAAGCACAAACGATGTGATCCGCCGCTGGCATCAGCACCGAAAAGGCTATGGCGCCAAATACCTGCAAGCCCATACCCCGAAAGCCGTAGTGTTTGTTGAGCAGCACCCTGGGCGCTCCGAGGCTTGCAAGCGTGAACATGAGATCAAGCAATATTCTAGAGAGGAAAAGGAGTCATTAATTACAGAGGCTTATCAGTTTTAA
- a CDS encoding energy transducer TonB: MTHSQNHNASPNIAYRQRILGAIVVAELIFIAVFNLWPTDETKNKKEPVSYNEDVVMMEEAVITEQASSPPAPPKPQIPVPVPNDEIIRDKVITFDNIDPSDFSDTLSTSKRGAMGRSDDIASSPQQPPSVIRIVEANTPDAAQKADIKAELTVSFLVGTDGRVEDVSIATIKVYEEDSNRPKLVDSIGYGIMEATISAAQQWKFRPAQKNGKPVRAYSKQIFTFGF; the protein is encoded by the coding sequence TTGACTCACTCCCAAAATCATAACGCATCGCCCAATATAGCTTATCGCCAGCGTATTTTGGGGGCTATCGTCGTTGCTGAATTAATTTTTATTGCTGTATTTAATTTATGGCCCACCGATGAGACCAAGAATAAAAAAGAGCCGGTATCCTATAACGAGGATGTCGTTATGATGGAGGAAGCGGTGATTACCGAACAAGCCAGCAGCCCGCCTGCTCCGCCCAAACCACAAATTCCTGTTCCTGTACCAAACGATGAGATTATTAGGGATAAAGTCATCACTTTTGATAACATCGACCCATCGGATTTTTCTGATACGTTATCAACTTCAAAGAGGGGAGCAATGGGCCGGTCAGACGATATTGCCAGCAGTCCCCAGCAGCCGCCCAGCGTAATACGTATTGTCGAAGCTAATACACCGGATGCGGCTCAAAAAGCAGATATCAAGGCCGAATTAACCGTCAGTTTTTTGGTAGGTACCGATGGCAGAGTAGAAGATGTTAGTATAGCTACAATTAAAGTTTACGAGGAAGACAGCAACCGTCCCAAACTGGTAGATAGCATTGGTTATGGCATTATGGAAGCTACAATCAGTGCTGCCCAGCAGTGGAAATTTCGTCCCGCACAAAAAAATGGAAAGCCGGTGCGTGCATACAGTAAGCAGATCTTTACCTTTGGATTTTAG
- a CDS encoding lysophospholipid acyltransferase family protein — protein MKTIFSIAIWMYWAVCIIVFFIIVLLLYIITAPFDSYNKMPNQVLSGLGWLMMKVNPGWSFDINGDEPQKVSQPTIVVANHQSFLDMPLMYLLPWNMKWVAKSSLFKIPILGWLIYLTGHIAIDRRSMRSFKKMDTLVEPIEQGIPGMIFPEGTRTENGEIQSLKNGAFKLAKRYDFNILPVVIDGSYQAMPSGSWQINPKQDFEISVLDPIKVSEFNSAGEIKERVSVLFNRELSAMRSKTMT, from the coding sequence ATGAAAACCATTTTCAGCATTGCTATTTGGATGTATTGGGCGGTGTGTATTATTGTCTTTTTTATAATTGTTTTATTGCTGTATATCATTACCGCTCCTTTTGATTCCTACAACAAAATGCCCAATCAGGTACTCAGTGGATTGGGATGGCTGATGATGAAAGTAAATCCTGGCTGGTCTTTTGATATAAATGGAGACGAGCCCCAAAAAGTATCGCAGCCAACAATTGTGGTGGCCAATCATCAAAGTTTTTTGGATATGCCGTTGATGTATTTACTGCCCTGGAATATGAAATGGGTAGCCAAAAGCAGTCTATTTAAAATTCCAATTTTAGGATGGCTTATTTATCTAACCGGCCATATTGCCATCGATCGTAGAAGTATGCGGTCGTTTAAGAAAATGGATACTCTTGTTGAACCTATCGAGCAGGGCATACCGGGCATGATTTTTCCCGAGGGTACCCGAACTGAGAATGGAGAGATACAGTCGCTTAAAAATGGGGCTTTTAAGCTTGCAAAGCGGTATGATTTCAATATACTGCCTGTTGTAATTGACGGCAGTTATCAAGCTATGCCGTCCGGCAGCTGGCAAATAAATCCCAAACAAGATTTTGAAATATCAGTGCTTGATCCTATTAAGGTCTCAGAGTTTAATTCGGCCGGTGAAATAAAAGAAAGAGTTAGCGTGTTGTTTAATAGAGAGCTGTCTGCAATGCGCAGCAAAACCATGACATAA
- a CDS encoding DUF805 domain-containing protein: MKCENCGENIPLWQTEYNLDGITVCFDCYSNNYEDIKYRAKQKGKTKKKKVVTTNSENETNSYSDDDFFSTNGRIRRSTYFFRTLFLAIPFTIISLIPQSSQEPGPAILFILVAIGFGILQIIQAIKRLHDIDLGGEYILLSFIPIVNLIFGLYILFKEGTSGPNQYGEDPKKNERTSENKLNSSASNLKETISNKMQSSTNENTQNHGLDDLEKLADLKDKGIITEEEFVAKKKQILGL, translated from the coding sequence ATGAAATGCGAAAATTGCGGCGAAAATATTCCACTTTGGCAAACAGAATATAATCTGGATGGTATAACGGTTTGTTTCGATTGCTATAGCAATAATTACGAAGACATAAAGTATCGTGCTAAGCAAAAAGGAAAAACCAAAAAAAAGAAAGTTGTAACGACTAATTCTGAGAATGAAACCAATAGTTATTCAGATGACGATTTCTTTTCGACTAATGGTAGAATAAGAAGAAGCACCTACTTCTTTCGGACTCTCTTCTTAGCAATTCCTTTCACTATAATTTCATTAATTCCTCAAAGTTCGCAAGAACCAGGTCCAGCTATACTTTTCATTTTAGTAGCGATTGGATTTGGGATTTTGCAAATAATCCAAGCGATTAAAAGATTGCACGATATCGATTTAGGTGGAGAGTATATTTTACTCAGTTTCATTCCAATCGTCAATCTTATATTTGGACTTTATATTCTTTTTAAAGAAGGTACATCAGGTCCAAATCAGTATGGCGAAGATCCTAAAAAAAATGAAAGAACTTCAGAGAATAAACTGAATTCATCAGCCTCTAATCTTAAAGAAACCATTTCAAACAAAATGCAATCTTCAACAAATGAAAATACTCAAAACCATGGATTAGACGATCTTGAAAAATTAGCTGATTTAAAAGATAAAGGTATTATTACAGAAGAAGAGTTTGTTGCAAAGAAGAAACAAATATTAGGTTTGTAA
- a CDS encoding phosphoribosylaminoimidazolesuccinocarboxamide synthase — MSSTAIDSAALKNCITETNVPGYENPYRGKVRDVYNIEDDKLGIVASDRISAFDHIMKQAIPYKGQILNSLAAFSFNHVDDVVDTHVVDVPHPNVTIAKKCEPIPIEVVIRACLTGHAARVYNSGKRTLCGVELPDGMLINQKFEQPILTPATKAEEGHDEDISEQEILEQNIVDPKIWEEVRNKAFKVFERGQKIANEQGLILVDTKYEFGLYNGKVTLIDEVHTADSSRYFYADGYEERLKNEEPQKQLSKEFLREWLMDHDFQGKEGQTLPNLPDDFRIKVYKRYTELFEKLTGNSFEPTALSMDTFNQELKDIFDQY, encoded by the coding sequence GTGAGTTCAACAGCCATCGATTCTGCCGCGCTTAAAAACTGCATTACTGAAACCAATGTACCCGGTTATGAAAATCCATACCGTGGTAAAGTACGAGATGTTTATAATATAGAGGATGATAAACTTGGTATAGTAGCCAGCGATCGCATCTCGGCTTTCGACCACATTATGAAGCAAGCGATTCCCTATAAGGGACAAATTTTAAATTCGCTTGCTGCCTTTTCATTCAACCATGTGGATGATGTAGTAGACACTCATGTTGTTGACGTTCCCCACCCCAATGTCACTATTGCTAAAAAGTGTGAGCCTATTCCCATTGAAGTAGTCATTCGGGCATGTTTAACAGGACATGCAGCACGGGTGTATAATTCCGGCAAGCGTACACTCTGCGGCGTTGAACTGCCGGATGGAATGCTTATCAACCAAAAGTTTGAACAGCCTATCTTAACCCCGGCTACTAAAGCCGAAGAGGGGCATGATGAAGATATTTCTGAACAAGAAATCCTTGAACAAAATATTGTAGATCCTAAAATCTGGGAAGAAGTTCGGAATAAGGCATTTAAAGTTTTTGAACGGGGGCAAAAAATTGCTAATGAGCAGGGGCTCATCCTGGTTGATACGAAATACGAATTCGGACTTTACAATGGCAAAGTCACGCTCATTGACGAAGTGCATACTGCCGACTCTTCACGTTATTTTTACGCGGATGGATATGAGGAACGTTTAAAAAATGAAGAGCCACAAAAACAATTATCCAAAGAATTTTTACGTGAATGGCTGATGGACCACGACTTTCAGGGTAAAGAAGGGCAAACACTGCCAAACCTGCCGGATGACTTTCGCATCAAGGTATATAAACGCTACACCGAATTGTTTGAAAAGCTTACCGGCAATTCATTCGAGCCTACAGCACTATCTATGGATACATTCAATCAAGAACTGAAAGATATATTCGACCAATATTAA
- a CDS encoding phytoene/squalene synthase family protein, translated as MTDLLRIPYALIKPIYQRTSMHRSVIDELDEEHLKEAYSECREITRHHAKTFYMATRFLPNYKQRGIFAIYSLCRYIDDLVDEAEDLLEKEELAEADIRRRLDNWKKKLQDTYEGRAHDNAILIAFSDILKRHHIPIELPFELMEGVCVDLFKNRYQTFEELYDYSFKVASIVGLMTSRVFGYESKEALGYAVDLGIAMQLTNILRDVGEDLRRNRIYIPQEDLARFDVSEQDLFNYSLDESVKDLLAFQIDRTRRYYNRSDIGIALLARDSRLPVYLARQNYSRILDKIEENEYNVFERRAYLNTTEKLSILPSAYFKMRSESG; from the coding sequence ATGACTGACCTTCTTCGCATACCGTATGCACTCATAAAGCCGATTTACCAGCGGACTTCGATGCACCGATCCGTTATTGATGAGCTTGACGAAGAGCATCTTAAAGAGGCTTATAGCGAGTGTAGAGAAATTACGCGTCACCATGCAAAGACTTTTTACATGGCTACGCGATTTTTACCTAATTACAAGCAACGGGGCATCTTTGCAATTTATAGTCTTTGTCGCTATATCGATGATTTGGTTGATGAAGCGGAAGACTTACTGGAAAAAGAAGAGCTTGCGGAAGCAGATATACGAAGACGGCTGGACAACTGGAAGAAAAAACTGCAGGATACTTATGAAGGGCGTGCTCATGATAATGCCATACTTATTGCCTTTTCAGATATTCTGAAGCGGCATCATATCCCCATTGAATTACCATTCGAGCTGATGGAAGGAGTATGTGTAGATCTTTTTAAAAATCGCTATCAGACATTTGAAGAGCTATATGATTACTCTTTTAAAGTTGCCTCTATAGTGGGATTAATGACCAGCCGTGTATTTGGCTATGAATCCAAAGAAGCCTTAGGGTATGCTGTAGATTTGGGGATTGCTATGCAGCTCACGAATATTTTACGTGACGTGGGAGAGGATCTACGCCGAAACCGGATATATATTCCCCAAGAAGATTTAGCTAGATTTGACGTGAGCGAGCAAGATCTGTTTAATTACTCGCTTGACGAGTCAGTAAAAGACTTACTGGCATTCCAGATTGATCGTACCCGCCGCTATTATAATCGATCGGACATAGGAATTGCGCTGCTTGCCCGTGATAGTCGATTGCCTGTATATTTAGCCCGCCAAAATTACAGCCGGATCCTCGACAAAATTGAGGAAAACGAATATAATGTCTTTGAGAGGAGAGCCTATTTGAATACCACAGAGAAGCTTTCCATCCTTCCCAGTGCATACTTTAAAATGAGATCCGAGAGTGGGTAG
- a CDS encoding NERD domain-containing protein yields MDDLVAVLLVLLVSGFVWLISLMRKKILSLFRGWFGEKKTTFYLWLSLNSKVYRKFHDIIIKTENGTTQIDHLLVSPYGLFIIETKNIKGWIFGAEDQKRWTQSLYGSNYSFQNPIRQTFRQKKVISEFFGVNESIVHTVIYFIGDCKFKTELPDNVINSRLGKHIKQFKDRVLSSEEIDRVVGEIEYYVSESSLTTKDHVQSLRERHNSTTVCPKCGSQLVERTAKKGPNAGTKFLGCENYPKCRFTKDI; encoded by the coding sequence ATGGACGATTTAGTCGCAGTTTTGTTGGTGTTATTAGTAAGTGGTTTTGTTTGGCTAATTTCACTAATGCGTAAAAAAATATTGAGTCTATTCAGAGGTTGGTTTGGCGAAAAAAAGACTACTTTCTATCTGTGGCTATCGCTCAATTCGAAAGTATACCGAAAATTTCATGATATCATCATAAAAACAGAAAACGGTACAACTCAAATTGACCACCTTCTTGTATCACCATATGGACTGTTCATAATTGAAACAAAGAATATAAAAGGGTGGATATTTGGAGCTGAGGATCAAAAAAGATGGACGCAGTCCCTTTATGGAAGTAATTATTCATTCCAGAATCCGATAAGGCAAACCTTTAGGCAAAAAAAGGTTATTTCTGAATTTTTCGGGGTCAATGAATCAATCGTACATACTGTTATTTATTTCATCGGTGATTGTAAATTTAAAACAGAGTTGCCAGATAACGTTATAAACTCCCGGCTGGGCAAGCACATTAAACAGTTTAAGGATCGGGTTCTTTCATCTGAAGAAATTGATCGCGTAGTCGGGGAAATTGAATACTACGTTTCTGAGTCTTCACTCACCACAAAAGACCATGTACAATCATTGCGTGAAAGGCATAATTCAACAACAGTTTGCCCGAAATGCGGTTCGCAGTTAGTTGAGAGAACAGCGAAAAAAGGTCCTAATGCTGGTACAAAATTTTTAGGATGCGAAAACTACCCAAAATGTCGCTTTACAAAAGATATATAA